TTCTGCGAACGTGCTGGTAAGGTGAAATGTCTGGGCCGACAGGAGGTGATTTTTCAGATCTTGTCACTTGCTACCCTTGGTATTGTTCAGGTAAATAATATAGCATTTTTAATATTCTCCAGTGACATTGAGCACCCTTTTGCCCTTCGAGTATCGTCAATCCCTTTTTTGTATAGTGTTTGCAGGTCTTTTGGGGTCTAGACAAGAAGCTCGCCCAGAGGAAGCATTTCCCATCCATAAATTGGCTTATTTCATATTCCAAGTACTCGAAGGTTTGCTGCTTGTCATTATGGTTTGCCAAAATTACTCGATTAATAGTATCTCTGGCCAATGTAATGTACATTGTCATTCCACTTGCGTTTCAGGCCTTGGAGTCTTTTTATGAGAAATTTGATCAAGATTTTATTGAGATTAGGACCAAGGCTACTGAAGTATTACAGAGAGAAGATGATCTTAATGAAAATGTGTGGGCAATTTCTGCATATATCAACCTGCAAATGTGAAACTTCACACGATTATGGAATTTGAGCATATACCGAAAAGTAATGTTCCATATACCGAAAAGTAATGTTTCCCCCATCTCTTGTGGCTCCGACTGATATTGCAGCTCATCAGTAAAGATGCATTAGCTGAAACAGACAAAGATTACTGCAAAACTTCTGCGTGAGGATTATCTCGACAAAATGCATTTATTTCATAAGTTGTATTTGCCATAGTTGCATTCACAGCTTTTTCATGATTCTCTTTTTCACTGTAAGTTGACCAATCAACAACTTCACCAGATATGACAAGTTCTGTCCATTCTACAAATGAGTTTGCATGACCCGAACATTATCCATTTCAATAGGTTGGCAAATCAGGTAGGCTCCTACCCTATTGTTGTGATTTTGTTAGTATGGGCCATGAACAAGCTTCCTCTTCATTAGAACGGAATCCTTTTTTGTTACATTTGCTtgtctgttatttttctttcgaaTCTCAACTACCAGTGCAAGAGTTACTTGGAACTACATGTGTTAGATCTTATGGATTTAGATTTACTTTGTGTTTTATTATCATGTCAATGTATCAGGCTCTGGAGTGAGGAGCTGGTTCCGATGGCCAAAAGATCACTTACACTGTCATCAAGCATCGGCTGGGTGACCTTTTCTAACGACTAGTGTAAATAATAGATTCTAGATCACTTTCTTGTTTTTAATCTTTATGTTTCCTTTTCCGGTCAACAAGGCCTTGAATCTATTTTTGTTTCCTGCAGGCCGCAAAAATTTGAAGACCGCACCATCGGTTTCGCAACCTTGAAGACAAAGCACGATGATTGACCAACCCCCTCTTGTGATTAGAGGAAATAATGCGGCCCAACTTGTTTGATACCGTGAGTATTTTGCGCGACTTGTATCATTATGGGGGCACCCTGTTGCTCTTgcttaatttttattgtttttgtccTGAGTTTGTGCCATTTATAAGGGGTGATGATACCCTAATTTTGCGATCTGTTGTAATAAATCATCAGAACTCGAGGGCAAACACCTCGCTAACTTgtgaagaaaagagaaagagagcaAAAGAGTACAGATTATTTAAGCAAATAAAGCCTAAAAGATTTAGGCATTGCTCTTCATTTCTttgcattttttttaataatttagatgTCCAGACTTGATTAATTTTGAAGGTAGACGGTTTTCTATCCTAGTTCGTATAGAGTAAATTTAAAGTATAgtttatgcatatattttttggtattctcttatgaGAATCTTTGACTCAACAATAAAGTTGTTATCATATGATCTTATCATATGACCTTAAGGTTATGAGTTCAAGTTGTAAAAATAACCTTTTACAACATAGAATAAGATTATGTATAATAGATTCAATGTGATTTGATTCTTTTCCTAGTGTCACATTAGCGAGAATTTTATACACCGGGCAACCTTATATGCTCTTCATCCCTTTGTGGATTTAAGCGAAGTTAGTTTTTCTGCAATCTTCCCATGGTGTAATTCTTGAAGTTCTAGCGTTTGCATTTTGATTTGTCAATGCCAATTGTATTTGTCATATGCAATGTCTGCTAGGTTTATACTCAGTTTACTTGGTAGGacagttaaaaaaaaaactggaGAAAATCATGTGTAGAAATTTTTTCACTATTTATTTCACAAGGAATAAGAACTGATAGATTCTGtttatttgttataaaatagTAGATGGAATCCGTCCGTGGatcaatttttaaatgtttttttatcCAGTCAAATTGGACGGAAGCGAAGTCTTTCCTCTTTCACCCTCAATCGCCTAAAATCACACGAGCCACTAGCGCCATGTCCACATACTTGTCATCACCAGCACTGCAATGTTGTTGAATGTCCACCTCCTCGGTCGCTGCTGGCACTGCACAGCCGCCTCGCGCAGGGAGGCCCTCCCAGCCACTTGTGCAGTGGCACTACTTGGCTGTGTTAGCGTAGGACGACCTTGCACAGCCTCTCGCATAGTGACATTGTGCAGCCACCTCGCTCAGGCAGGACTGGTTTtaggcataggccattaaggcATATGTCTAGGGTTCCAATTTTTATTGGGacctattatttttaatatattaaatatatttttttaacaaatagaaaaaaataagggCCAcgtgatatatgtatatattttggaACCTAAGTGAAATCTAAAACTTTGCTTATAAGCAAAAATGAAATCATATAAATCTTTATCATGTGAGCCCTATTTTTTTTCCATTCtcttaaaaaaatacataaaaatatatttaatatattaaaaataatgggCCCAAATAAAAATTGGAGCTCTAGACATATATCTTAATGGCCTATGCCTAAAGCTGGCCCTGCCTGAGCGAGgcgaatttatttttaattatgcatACTATTTTATTATATCTAATTTATTCCTTTTTAATATATCTCTATCCTATTCATCTCTCATTACATTTCTCTTTTATTGGTTATGCTTTCCACTTTGatcaattagaatataattaaattttttttatcttattcatacaatgcaaaataaaaatactaattttttttagttCCCCCTCTTCCTCGTTTCCAACTCCCCTACTGTTCCTCGTTGAGATTGGAAAAGAGAAATCATACCTAACACTATCACGTTGATCCTGTTGGTGCTACTATGCTCCTtgtttaattaaattcaaatgttGATACATTCGTTCATATTGTGTTTGATCGAAATGAaggattttataatttttttaataataacgaGTTAGATACCTTTACCATTTCACTTACATTAAGTTTAACTTGTATTTAGATATATTTACAATTATAAATTGTTCGATTTCTCCTTTGTCTTTATTCTATTATTTACAACTATTCAATTTAAGTgatgaaaaatatgatttatttttttcttttgctcTGTGCCTAAAAATGCTCTCATTTagttcttgataaatgataatgACTGATTTGCTCTTGTTGCGATTTTTATTTTCTAAGGATTGTATTGAGTTTTTTCATTTTGTACAcgtgtttttatttatttgttttttgtgCTTTATAGATGTTGATGAGTTAAACATGGGAGCATGATTGTTTCTATTGTTGTCCTATTACATTATTCTTATTTCCTCAATTTTATTCCTTTTTGTAAGTATTGTTCTCTCTATCTTTTATTTAAGTAATGACAGATACTTTTATCTTTCttcatttttaaataattctaAATACACTGATTTTCAGCTAAATAAATTGTACACTTATTATTTCTTTAAAGTGTATCattatatttaataataatacacTATCTAATATCGtaaaatttatatttctttgAAGATTATTAAAACTTGAATATGAtaatttagttaataattttacatCTCAAATAgtgagaaaaataaattttatataaaaaattattttttaaaattaatattttaatttattttaaaaaaaattaaaccatcATTTTTTATCTCAAGTCTAAAAGTTTTTTGGTCCCAAGTCTGAATAAAAAAAActagagaaattttttttcttatcaaaAGATTCAAATAGACTTGAGTCGCCCTGCGCTCATGACATCCCTGCGTtgatgctattttttttttctttccttcgtCCTACCCTACATTGgtgctatttttttttcttccatgaGTTTCTCtttctttccttcctccttttcccAAAGGACTTTCTTCcctcttctctcctttttctcttcCTTTGCATGCATGAAAGGATATTTTTTAATAGAAAATCCTTTTTCTTCCCTACGttgatgttatcgagctctcaattcaagttttgcttgagcttgattcgagtttgattcgtttagatgttttcaaactcttaattcaaaattgacttgagcttgattcaagtttgattcgtttagatgttttCAAATTCTTAATTGAAGCTCATTTGATTGCTTGAAACTTttacttgtttgattgattattgaactcgataattcaaacttatttatttattttttttatttatttaacatattgataagtgttttattaataaacatggttcatgaacattgtttacGAACCTTATTCACAAATATTGTTcacaaacgttgttcacgaacattaatgAACTGAATACATGTGTCCAAACTTGTTTCTTTAGTTTAACAAgctattcaaacttatttatttaattgatcttgtaaatattaaacgaacataaacaaactcttaccaagccgaacactaaACTTATTCACGAATATgtagttcatttacaaccctgtCCATATGAATAGCGAAATCAATCTAGATGCTCATATTATAACCCACAAACCTACCATAAATTTTCTAAAGGAAAAGTGGTAGGTAGATGTTGGAGGCTCAATATTTTGACCTATATTTAGAATGTTATAACTATCCTTGCCACTTTTTCTAGTCATTCCTTCATGGTACATCGCAAAAACAAGTCGTTCTCAAGGGGAAAAACTATTGCTGAAACTTCATTTTCAGTCGATTGGTAACCCGATACATCTTGTTCTTTTGGGAGCAAGATTTCTATGTTTCAAACAGTGATTCCCTACTTGTATACATCACGATGATATATTGAAAAAAATTAGACCGAAGAAGTAGAACAATCTCATTGAACAATGTCACAGTTAACCTATATTTGAATTTTTGTGAGATACATAAATACAGGAGTGTCTGGGTGTAACAACAATTGAGTATGTGGTGTAAGAGATCGGGGCATAAAAGTACTCCGAACTATTGTAATTTAGTCGCGCTACAAGAGAGCATTTTGTTACCGTACAAGTTGGATTGGAGTCCTTTAGGATTTAGAACTCAGTCGAGCCTTCAACTGCATGGAATTGTGAGCATAGTGAGAAACATGGAGCATGAAGGCTTTCAACTCCGATAAATCACTCAACTCAACCAACACATTGGTGCAAATTATGTTCGCTTAGAGTGATTACATGAACAAGTTGACACAGCCTACATGAACTTACAACTCTAACTAAATATCATAAGCCAAACTTATCTTTAGCATAGAACTAGAAATTGTGAGGATTTTTCAGTAGCAAGACATTACGAGCAAAGAAGATTGCGGAGTATAATGATTATTCAAGAAGGATTGTTTTTCACATACCCGTTTTATAAATTTTAGTTGATTGAGAACCTCTTCGGTTGCAAGTTCCTGCAGATTTAACAATAGCTTTAAAAACAGCAACACTGAAACACCAAAATCAATCAAATAATAGAGGAAGCAATTATTGATTGCAAAATAACAATCTACGATAAGCAAGAAATGTCGAATTGACTTTATATCGTATCATTTTTTTTAGTCGGCACCAAGTATCCAGCTTATGTCGATCAATCTTGGGTGACCGGCCCGACTCTGCagaagtttcccaccggccaccagAATAAATCAGGAAACACTCGCAGCAAACGGTCTATCAGCCCAACATTCTTAGTTATATTGTATCAATGACTTTGTGGAAAGTAGTATTGGTTTTCATATGCATTGATAATGACGCAAAACAGACCAGAATCCATTGGATATGATACAAGTAACGAGTTCATCAATATCTAATGAGGTTATTTAATAATGAATTCAGGCGACTAACTGATAACATAATGCTGTGTTGATTCGTGTAAAGATTATTCACCTGAGGCACAACACAATCTGCATGAATTGGATCCCATTGAATAGCACAAGAGCAGTCCCAATCTTCACTCTGAATTGTGAAAAGAGGAGCCCTGCAATAATAAATGAGAGCTAACCACATCGAAATCTAAAAGAAACACTTTAGGGTTTGCGCGCCAACATTTGAAAAAGAAATGTGAAGCATGAAGGATCAAACTCAACTTTGTTCTTACAAAATTATCTTGACTAATGATGTAATACCCctttctgagattctggttaaatatgacttaacaccctgtttggaaatagcttaagtcatggaattgaattgaattctatTATGAATGGAATTCCAtaaggaattgaattcaattctcatgtttggaatgaattgcaacttaagttatgaaattcttatgttttaccattttatccttctctcttttttcttttctttttttacaaagaagagagaatgagggcacaatggacataatatggagaattgaattccctatctaaatcacacataaagaggtgtgatttacttttgccttgtttgatggaattggaattgaattccatatcaattcttagctaaaaaatcattccaaagcatggaattcaattccaattctaaaaggaattgaattccatatcattccaaacaggctgtaaaaggttagatggtactatccatatcaccaagacGTACTTTCCTTTTCGGAAgttcaaacttaagaactccaaaattaagcgtgcttggcttggagaaatctgaggatgggtgacctcctgggaagtttttcaGGGTGCGTGATATCCCTGTTCTGAGATTTTAGTTATGGCTTAAaatgttagatggtactatccatatcaccaaggtgcattttccttttcggaagcccaaacttaagaactccaaagttaagcgtgcttggcttggagaaatctgaggatgggtgacctcctgggaagttttccagagTGCGTGCAAGTGATGGcaaagcatgctgaaaggacctccagtggtctgtggagctagtcatcaacccgatggacaattttgggtggcgttcccggttcagtCAGGTGAGGCCCGCCCGGGCTGGGGCGTTACAAATGATGCCTAATCAAATCATTCTTTATTCTCTTATTGATGCTAAAATTCTATATTCAATATTAGTTATACCGAAAGCCCTTAGTGTCTAGCTCTCCGACCGAACTCTATGCAATGGTATACCATTAGCCATAATTAGTAATATATATGATTGTGTTCTGGAATCCTCGAGAACAGGTTTAGATTCGTCTTAGAGGGAAATGGAGCACCTTAGCAATGCATCACCATAGACTAAGAACTACAAAATTGTCTCTTTCATTTTGGGTGACTGAGGGATCGTACCATTTGTGGTTTTTCCATATTTTGTTGTAGGCCTAGAGAAAGCAGCAATCACTAATCCTCTCTTTCCAAAAGGAAGAATGCAAAATTCTTAAGTATTCATTTTTTGGTTCAtagaatataataaataaataaataaatcacaaTAAAATACATCACCacgtaaataattttttttgacacattttacttgCACAATTTACTTCAATAAGCCTAATCGACCTATCCAGTACCGGCTAAATCACTTGGTCAACCCAAACCATGCAAGTCAACTTGACCATCCAAGATCATCTATCTCACTTGTATCGCCCTGCCTTCCCCTCCGCCTACTTGCCACAAATCATTTGGACAACCTAATTCTCCTATCCAGGGACGGATCTAGGAATTAGAGCTGGGAGAGGCTTGAACTTAATGAGGTAGGTTGGGCTTTGGGTGTGGGAGGAGTGGACTTTAGTggactaagaaaaaaaattacatagGTAATGATAAAAAAATTAGGGTTGGGCTAGAGCACAAGGGGCTAGAGCACAAGGAAACCCTTAGCAAGATCCATCTCTACTCCTACCTATTCGAATAGACTAGACTACCTTGGACCATTTAACCCGTCCAGATGAGCTAGGCGACCTAGCTTGCGCAAACCATCTTGACAATTTGGCCCAACTAACTAATCTTGACCGTTTGGATCGTCCAACTCATTTAACTCCTCCCCACCTGGCCTACCTAGCTTGCCTAGACTGTTTAGCCTAACCAACTCAAATGAACTATCCAGATTGACGAGACTAGCCAACCTAGTTGGTCTAATTGAAGCAATCAATGAGTTATATAGAAAGCTTAAAATAGATAAGGAAGAGTTATTGTTAGAATAGAGCACAGAATTCTTATTCCTTATAAATTTGGAACAAGTTTTCCATAAGCAGTGGTATTTCATGGTTATTTTTGCTATCGAGCATAGAAATCATTATTCAACTATTACATAAGTAAAAATCAAGTTTGTATGTACTAATGTAAAAGAATGAACTTGAACCAATAAAAAGTTCAATCATAACCAAGTGAAACGGTAAAGAAGTAGACTAGTTTTTGAAGATAAGAAATAAGAACCTGCGCCACTTTCCACATATAGTGCCCTTGTCACATCTATTTGAGTATATAACCTCCTTGCATTGCACCCAATTACCAATATTGCAATGATATTGAATCTCTCTTCCATTCCAAACCTAACCATTACATTTGACACATGCAACCCATTTAGTATCCAAAACAACACAAAAGATAAATGATTACTTCAAGAAAAAGATTTTAACCCTTACATTCGAATTTACGGATTCATCTGTATCCATTTTATAAGGCTCATTGAAATAATCATCTTCGCTACATAATCAAAGAGATTGGTGaagaaaaatcaaatcaaacAAAGAGAAAGACATAAGAAGTGACACGTAGAAACATAAACTACTAGGTGAGATCTTATTGATAAAAAGGAGATAGGCGAATAACATACTCGGAAGCATGTCCAGACCAGTCTGTGACTTCAACTTGAAAATCTTTACCAATTCGAACTCCGGTGGTATATGGTTTATGGTCCTTCAACATGAACAATATAGAATTCTTTCTATTTGTGTGATTTGAGCTTTTGCCTACAGCCTTTGATGACTTATTCATCAGATGTTTTGGCTTCTTCTTGAAACAAGGAAGGCAATACCATTCATTGACTGGAAGTTGTTTCAATCTCGGAACACAACAAGACTGATGATGCGCTTTATTGCACTCATCGCAAATAAGCATCTTCAGTGGGTTTTCGAATAGCCCACATATTTTGCATTTCTGAGAAAGCTCACTGTTATCATTCGACATGATTCCTATATCATAATGGCTGATTCTAGTACGAGAATTTCCCAGAAGCCTGTGTTTTTTTAGCACATAGATACAAAGCTCCCTCGTCGATTTAAATTCTCGTGGTTCCAGAATATCAGAAGTTGAACACTCATAGGTATTAATTGTTTCTATCTTGGAGAAAGTAGATGTGAGTTCCACATTGGATTTTGAGGATGAACATCTATCGTCTAAACTATGACAATGATCTAGATTGGATGCTTGATCATGTATGTCAAATTCTTCAATAGAACTCAAGTGGTGCAAGCCAGAATCATGAACAGACTCAGCGTTTCTTGTGCTTCGAACAACAGCCGGAGATGTTTTAGTATCAGCTTTCGGAACTTCCAACAGTTTATCCTCGGAATTAATGGAGGACTTTGAACCGAAACCTTGTTTTGTATCTTTTATATGATTAGGTTCTGGGAGAAGAGCAAGTGAGTTTCTTTGGAACCTCATCCTCTTGTAGACATACCCAACATCCATAGACCCTGAACTCGAGCACGAGCCATTCAAAGTTGATACATCGATATAGCTTCCAGATGAAACTATTGTTCTGCTAGGAGGTAGTTTAAATTCTTCCTTGTCCGTATAATGGCATTCTTTGCGCTTTGGAGACATTTGATAACTTTAACCAATCTGTAATCAACAACaatttctatttctgaattccttaaaacaaaatatatatagcgATCAAGTATAATATCATAACTCGCGCTTAGCATGCCACTTCTTTTCGAACTAATCAGCAACATATGGCTGATTTAAGTGTCAATTCAAATCTACAATCCCATTATGACTTACCGATATGTGTCCTAGGATGATGTACAACAGAATCGAATTGAACTGTTTTCGGGAAAAAGCTTCCTAGAACATGAAACAATTCATCAGCAAAATTTTCCACCATGTGTACTTGCATACTAAACAAAACAGTGCATATGGTATATATCTGCACACAATTTTAAGATTTAAGTGCAAACCAATGACAACTAAAGAAAGAAAGATCAATGAATACAAAGATAAGAAAATTATCATGTTTGCATAAGTATATTTAGAGAGTATCAGTTATTTCAACTACCAAATAAAATATACTTACACAACCTGACATTCGACAGAACAAAATGATGGTTTATTCCAACATTTTTTGTGAATGCTAAAGCAGATACTCACCATTCAACAAATTGGAGCGAATGAAATTGACAGAGATTTCAATTTTGATGGAAGAAAAATTTTGATTCTAAAACCCTGATTTTCAGGTTGAGTCACCGTACGAACATCAAACAATAATCAAATATCCTATGATAAAAGAAAGGTGATTCAAGGAAAAAGACAACCTAACACAAACCACTATCTTTCCATAGAGATTGAGTTTTAAGATAGAGTCCGACTTTGGGGCATAATATCGCTCAACAACAAACTGTGTGTCCCGACTTATATCGGGTCGGCTACAAATGTACGCATCGCCAATCGATTCCATACCACTTGTTCAGAAAATGCTCAATCATTGGACTACTACAACTTTTTGCTAAAAATGGCGGGATTTGCACCTCTCTATCTCTATAAACCAATTTGCTGCTAAACGTGTTGTTATTTACCAGGTTGGAAAAGAAACAAGACAGGTTTCGGTGGCAAAAACTTTGGTGGATCAGCGTTTCATGGTCTATCTAGTGCTTCACTTCCTTCCCTATATGATACCTGATAGCTAGCAGCCATCCTCTTTAATTCTTATGATTCTCTCTAATAGATTGTCTTAGCCTTATGGAGCAATAATTTTTTGGCCTCGATGAGGTTCTCATAAAAGAAGTAATTTAGGGTTTGTTTGGTTCAGGGAAAATGTTTTCTCAAAGAATGTCTCTTCTTGGTTTTGCAATGTTTGGCTTCACATAAAATCTTAATCAATTGAAACGAAACAAATTCTACTTGAATCACATCCGTTCACAACTCTCCTCCACAAACAACAACCCTCCCCATTTGTCTGCTCCTCTTCCTCAAGAATAGCAACCCGGCGTTGCACACCATCACCCATTGTGACCCAACGAGACCAAGACCTAGCTATCGTAGCCTGTTGCCTCATCTAACAAAAGGAGCTATTGATCGTGTCAAATTTGTGGTCTCACTAAATTCGTCACATTGCCCTCAATCCCGCCACCACCTGTCAAGATATGAATTGCCCTTGGcaaggaagagaaggaagaaggggaATGGAAACtgcacttgatcttagccaaaagacTGAAAAAGGTATAAATTATTTGCTCAGTAGATGGTGACAAAAGGCGAATATGCTCGCcccccagtgcccccgccaacccgtcctagggtcaacacgaaggaggtaaatcacgggtggctactagcctttggaatagtgactaacacataaggaagGCATTTACTttgactttgccgagattcgaaccccagatctcatggtggcaacacctcatgtgctagccactagactatCCTGAGGGAACAATTATTTGCCCGGTAGATAAACCAGGAGAAGGTCGCCTACCTCTCGGATTAATTGGGCAAGTTCGGACACCtaaattatccaaaaaaaaaaggaatggaAAATATCTTTCTTGTATCATGCATGCCAAACAAGGGGGGAAAATTCATTTTCTGACAAAAATTTCCTTGGAAATGGTTTAAACAAACATAATATTTTATGCGAAACAAATAGATCCTTAATAAAGGATAGATCGGTGCACGAACCTCCCACCAATATGGGGTCCTGGGGAAGGGTCTATTGTATGCAGGCTTTGCAAGAGGTTATTTTCGAGACTCAAACCCGTGACCTTGAGGTCACATGGCAATAAGTTTACCATTGCGCCACGACTCCCCTTCAAATAGATCACTTTGCATTTTCACATCAATAATCTCAAGTAATTTTAAGGGTATTATGCACCATTTCTAGATATTACTAGGGTTTTTTTCCTTCTCTATTAAAGAAGAAATAAATCCTTAATAGAGAGGGAAAAAAACCCCTAGAAATATCTAGAAATGGTGACTAATCCCCTAAAAATTACTTGAGATAATTGATGTGAAAATGcaaattaaatccaaattctt
This region of Zingiber officinale cultivar Zhangliang chromosome 9A, Zo_v1.1, whole genome shotgun sequence genomic DNA includes:
- the LOC122021868 gene encoding V-type proton ATPase catalytic subunit A-like isoform X2, coding for MAEVLMDFPQLNMTLPDGREESLMKRMTLVANTSNMAVAARGASINTGITIAEYFQDMGYNVSMMANSTSLWAEAFCEISGRLAEMPADSGYPAYLAARLVSFCERAGKVKCLGRQEVIFQILSLATLGIVQCLQVFWGLDKKLAQRKHFPSINWLISYSKYSKALESFYEKFDQDFIEIRTKATEVLQREDDLNENLISKDALAETDKDYCKTSA
- the LOC122021475 gene encoding uncharacterized protein LOC122021475; its protein translation is MSPKRKECHYTDKEEFKLPPSRTIVSSGSYIDVSTLNGSCSSSGSMDVGYVYKRMRFQRNSLALLPEPNHIKDTKQGFGSKSSINSEDKLLEVPKADTKTSPAVVRSTRNAESVHDSGLHHLSSIEEFDIHDQASNLDHCHSLDDRCSSSKSNVELTSTFSKIETINTYECSTSDILEPREFKSTRELCIYVLKKHRLLGNSRTRISHYDIGIMSNDNSELSQKCKICGLFENPLKMLICDECNKAHHQSCCVPRLKQLPVNEWYCLPCFKKKPKHLMNKSSKAVGKSSNHTNRKNSILFMLKDHKPYTTGVRIGKDFQVEVTDWSGHASDEDDYFNEPYKMDTDESVNSNVWNGREIQYHCNIGNWVQCKEVIYSNRCDKGTICGKWRRAPLFTIQSEDWDCSCAIQWDPIHADCVVPQELATEEVLNQLKFIKRLKARLSSKS
- the LOC122021868 gene encoding V-type proton ATPase catalytic subunit A-like isoform X1, with translation MAEVLMDFPQLNMTLPDGREESLMKRMTLVANTSNMAVAARGASINTGITIAEYFQDMGYNVSMMANSTSLWAEAFCEISGRLAEMPADSGYPAYLAARLVSFCERAGKVKCLGRQEVIFQILSLATLGIVQCLQVFWGLDKKLAQRKHFPSINWLISYSKYSKALESFYEKFDQDFIEIRTKATEVLQREDDLNENLISKDALAETDKDYCKTSAYDKFCPFYK